TATTCATGAGGCTGAGTCGCATCTAAAAAACAAATGGATAGCTCCGGAAATAAAACGAGGTCGATGCCAACAGGATCCAAGCCGCACCAACCATAAATGACGTCAAATCCTCTCGATTCAGCCTCTTTTCCGAGCGCTCTCATTAAAGTCGACTTTCCTGTTCCAGGGAGTCCTTTAATCAGCATTCGACGTTTTACCTGGCTTGTAATTGAAGGTATAAAATCGCAAGCGCCGCCGGAGGTTAAGGATCCGATGAGTCGATGTGAAATGGTCGATTGTTTGTTTAAACGGATCATCCCAAATAACTCTTCCTTCAATGATTTAATAAGATTTTCATGCTCGTGCCATTTCATGCGTTTAATATTCAACGCTTCCCAGTCGTCATGTATTATTTTCGCTTCGGCCAATGCACCTAATGATTTCTCCAATGCTGTTTCGGCTTCCGACAGGGTTTTGGCTATGAATCCATTATGTTCGCGCAGTTTTTGCTCGTCGTACATGTCATAAAAGCTAACGACTCGATGGCGCCCTCCGATATCTGAAGGTTCAAGTGCCACTGGATGCGATGCCTGGATGAAGAGCAGATTGGGTTCTTTGACGAAAACCGCGTCGATAATATCTGGTTGTGCCGGATTCATAAATTTGTCGATATCAAATCCACGTTTTACAAAGTGCATACCCGTGTTGTGTAAGAGTGTTGATAAAGAAGTTGTTGGCGGGCATTTTAAAAACACCGTTTCGTCTGCCGATGCGATGAGTTCATCGTATTTATGTGAGATTCCTAGACCTGTATAAGCTGTCCCCATGTACTTCGTTATTGAACCATACATGTCGCGCACTCCCTTTCCGATTTCATACAGTAAGCTTATGCAGGGACAACCTAAAAAAGCACGGCTTGATTTGTTCGGAATAAAAAATGCCTGGGAGACCGTTGATTTCCGTTGCGGGGGGGCGCTTTCCACTCCAATCAACTGCAGACTTCAATATACTGGAGAAGTTTATAAACTTATTGAAAAAAACTGGATTAAGAAAAAAGCACAGGAGAAGAATTATAAATAAATTCCACCTGTACTTTATTTTTTATAACAAAACCTTTACGTCTGTTTCACCGATAATCTTCAAGAGGAGTGCTCGACTTTGCGGTAGTGAATACTGGACGATTTGACCGATTACGATGGCGACAATCACTGTTCCGATACCGACTGGACCACCAAGTATCCAGCCCGCTAATGCGGCGAGAATTTCGATGATGGTGCGCGCTTTTTTAAGACTTGTTCCGAATTTGTCAACGATGACAAGCATTAAACTATCACGCGGTCCAGCGCCAATATTGGGTGACACATAAATGCCTGCACCGTAGCTCATTACGACAACACCGAGAAGAAAGATCACTGTTTGCGCGGTGAGTGTTTCAATTTCTGGAATCATCCAGTTGAACATATCGATAAACAAACCAATTAAGAGCATATTGAGCCATGTACCGATTTTAGGTAGCTCTTTGAGGATAATTGCTGTTATTGTCACGATTGTTAGACCTAAAAGGATACTCCAAGTACCAATCGTAAGTCCAAACTTTTTAAACAAACCGACATGCAGCACGTCCCATGGCCCGATTCCTAGACGATACCCTTTAATCGTCATTGTGACGCCAAGTGCCATAACTAACATACCAAATAGATAGAACGCCCATCTCCAAAATAATATCTTTCTCATTCAAGTCCTTCTTTCCCTGTTCAAACTGCTACTGAGTTTTCACAATATCTATATAGAGAGCTTCCGTTACTTCCCGTAGATCTTCCGGCGATAGTTTCATCTGCACGCCTGGTCGACCTGCGCTTACTATGATTTCGTCCAATTCCGACGCAGTTGCATCAATAAAAGTCGGATATTTCCTTTTCATGCCGACCGCCGAACAACCTCCACGGACATATCCGGTTTCTTTTGTTAAATCTTTTAATGGAAGCATTTCAAGTTTTTTTACACCCGCCGCTTTTGCCGCTTTTTTCAGATCAAGTTCAAGGGCGACTGGCAATAAAAATACGAAGAGTTCCTTTTGACTTGCCTTGGTCACAAGTGTTTTATACACGGCTTCAACTGCTTGCCCCGTTTTTTGCGCAACAGATACACCATCCACTTGACCATCACTCACATCGTATTCCATTAAATCGTAATGAATATTTTCACCGTCTAGAATTCGTACAGCATTTGTTTTTGCAGCTTTATTTGGTTTTGCCAAGAGTAGACACTCCTTATGTAAAAGGCCGCCAGTTTGCGGCAGCCTATTATCATTTATCGAATAACTTTTTCAATGCTTCCGCCATTGCGGTGTTTTCTGGTTCTTCTTGCTTCTTCATATACTTTTGGACATCTCGTTTATTTGCACGATTGCCCGATTCTTTACGACGTTTTTCAAATACAGATAGTTTTTCTCGGTGTCCGCAAGAACAAACAAAGATTTGGCCATCGCCTTCTCCTCGTAGTTCCAATCGTTTTTTACAAACAGGACATCTCGCGTTTGTCTGCCTTGAAATACTGCGACGATAACCACATTCACGGTCTTGACAAACATGCATTTTCCCACGTTTTCCGTTCACTTCGAGAAGAAGTTTTCCACAATCCGGACATGTTCTTCCTGTGACATTATCGTGCCTGAACTTTTTATCGTCCGTTTTAATTTCCGTGACGGCTTGCTTTGAAAAAGCAATCATGTCTTTCATGAAGTCCGCTTTTTTCATTTTCCCATTGGCGATTTTCGTCAAGCCTTGTTCCCACTCTGCTGTGAGTGCTGGAGACTTCAAATCTTCAGGTACTAATTCAAGAAGTTGGCGTCCTTTTGACGTCGTGAAAATATCATTTCCTTTTTTCTCTATGACGAATGACTTAAACAATCTTTCAATCACATCTGCGCGTGTCGCAACTGTTCCCAGTCCACCCGATTCACCAATTGTCTTGATTAAATCCTTCGATTCACCTTGCATGAATTGCGTCGGGTTTTCCATTGCTGCAAGAAGGGTTCCTTCATTGAAGCGTGCAGGCGGAGTTGTTTTTCCTTCTGTCATCGTCACCGCTCGAACTTTTACTTCTTCGCCTTTTTTGAATGAAGGCAGCGTTTCAACAGCATCATCGGCTGATGCGTATACTTTTTTCCAGCCTTCATCCGTAACCGTCCGCCCTCTTGCATTGAATGTTTCATTCCCAACGACTAGCTCAGCTGTTACTTGGTCATAGCGGAATGGGCCAAAGAAGACTGCTAGGAAACGATTAACGATTAATTCGTAAAGTCGTTGTTCACGATCTGATAACTTTTGATAAATCGGCGTTTCCTCTGTCGGTATAATCGCGTGGTGATCTGAAACTCTTTTATCGTCGATTACGCCTTTTTGCGGTTTAATCGTTCCTGAACGAAGAAGTGCATTCGTCGTTTTACGAAATGGACCAAAATCGACTGCTTTAATACGCTCTTTCAAAGTGCCTTCCATATCCGACGTTAAATGTTTTGAATCCGTACGTGGATACGTCACGGCTTTATGATGTTCATATAAATTTTGAAGTGTCGAAAGCGTTTCTTTTGCTGACCAAGACCAACGTTTATGTGCTTCTTTTTGAAGCTCTGTTAAATCAAATAAATGAGGTGCCGGCTGTGATTTCGGTGACGTCTTAACGTCTTTAATTTCCCCGGAATGAACGCCGTCTAGATCTCTGAGTCGTTTTTCAATGCTATCTTTATCGAATGAGCGCGTTTGACCGGCGTTGTCGCGCCATGTAAATGTTGCTTTTTCAGTAATTGCCTGCATACCGTAATAAGCTTTTGGTTTAAATTCGTTAATCTGTTTTTCACGTTCTGCAATCATGGCAAGCGTTGGCGTTTGAACACGCCCAGTTGAAAGTTGTGCATTATGTTTAACAGTTAGCGCTCGCGTCGCATTTATACCGACAACCCAATCTGCTTCCGCACGTGCAACTGCTGCTTCGTAAAGATTTTCATAAGCGCGGCCTGGTTTTAAATTATTGAATCCATCCTTAATGGCTTTGTCTGTCACGGATGAAATCCATAAACGCTTGACAGGCTTTCTACATTTTGTTTGTTCTAAAATCCAACGTGCAACAAGTTCTCCTTCACGCCCCGCATCCGTTGCGATAATGACATCTGACACGTCATTTCTACGCAACTGGCTTTTCACCGCATTGAATTGTCTCGTCGTTTGACGAATGGGTACGAGTTTGAAAGGGTCTGGAATAATCGGAAGATGTTCAAGTTTCCATTCCTTAAATTCATTGCCATACCCTTCTGGATCGGCATGTGTCACCAAATGGCCAAGCGCCCATGTGACAATATATTTTGTTCCTTCTAAAAATCCGTTTCCTTTTTTATTACAGCCAAGTACGCGCGCAATATCACGCGCGACAGAGGGCTTTTCAGCTAATACAAGTGATTTAGACATAGGTAAATCCCCTTTCTACATAGTTCTATTATAGAGGAGATTGGCGTTTGGTGCATGTCGGGCGAATGAACAGGATTTGGAAGAATTATTGCGCAGAGTAACTAGTTCAGAGGTCCTGAGTTGCAAGCAAATGATGTGTTGCTGCAAGCAAAAGCAGATTGAGTGCAACCAAACATGGTGAAAGTGCAAGCAAATTAGAACTAACAACAAATAAGGAAAAGATTTTTTAACTGATACAATCGATGTATGGGATTTGAATATTAGTATATTTCGTTACGGAATTTTATAGATTGCGTCTAAGTAAGTAGAGTGAGGTGAAAAGGATGTCGAGTGAAAAATGGTTTGATGACTATTTTGGTGCCGTTTATAGTTATATTTTATTGCTAGTCAAAGATCCGCATACTGCAGAGGATTTAACACAAGAGACATTTTTGAAAGTTGTTGCGAGTGAACAACAATTCAAAGGCCAATCATCCGTTAAAACATGGATTTTCCGGATTGCGTATACGACAACGATAAGTTATTTCAGAAAGAAAAACCCTTTAACGTATTTTATCGATTTAAATATGCTCAAAGACGATACCTCTCCGGAGAAAATTGCGCTTCTTAATTCGCAGCAAAAGCAATTTTATGAGGCACTTCGTGTATTAAAGCCTAGCTACCGGCAAGTGATTATATTGCGAAGGATACAAGGCTTTTCCACAATAGAAACGTCGTCCATTCTGAATTGGTCAGAAGGGAAAGTAAAAATGAGTCTGTCACGGGCACTCGCCGCATTTAAAAAGGAATTGGAGAAAGGAGGATTTACAAATGAATCACTTATCTGATGATGACATTACGAAAGGCTTGGAAACGCTTGGTCAATCATTTCACCCCTCTGTTACACAGAAAGAAAATTCACGCCGCCATATTTTCCAACCGAACCAGCGCCAACTAGGATTTAACATTCAATCCTGGCTTCCAACGATCGTTTCGATTGTTGTTTTATTCTTAGTCGGTATTGGTGTTTTCGTTTTAATCAACAATGAAAGTTATATAGGTACAGGTGAGTCTTCCGTAAACGGAGGTCTGATAACGGATGTCACGGCTTCTTGGGATGAAACCCTATTAAAACAAACGAGTACAACAAGCCCTACTAATTTTGAAATTTTATTCAGCAAAGGCTCACTTATCGTTTATGATCGATTCCAAAGTTTTGGTTTTGAGTACAACCCAGACCTAGGTGAAGAAGAGGCGTTGACGAAATATAAGATAAATGAATCGTCTTTAAAGGCGGGAGAGTTTACCAATTATCGTGTTAAAAAGAATGATAATAT
This DNA window, taken from Sporosarcina sp. 6E9, encodes the following:
- a CDS encoding RNA polymerase sigma factor; the encoded protein is MSSEKWFDDYFGAVYSYILLLVKDPHTAEDLTQETFLKVVASEQQFKGQSSVKTWIFRIAYTTTISYFRKKNPLTYFIDLNMLKDDTSPEKIALLNSQQKQFYEALRVLKPSYRQVIILRRIQGFSTIETSSILNWSEGKVKMSLSRALAAFKKELEKGGFTNESLI
- the ybaK gene encoding Cys-tRNA(Pro) deacylase; translated protein: MAKPNKAAKTNAVRILDGENIHYDLMEYDVSDGQVDGVSVAQKTGQAVEAVYKTLVTKASQKELFVFLLPVALELDLKKAAKAAGVKKLEMLPLKDLTKETGYVRGGCSAVGMKRKYPTFIDATASELDEIIVSAGRPGVQMKLSPEDLREVTEALYIDIVKTQ
- a CDS encoding YitT family protein → MRKILFWRWAFYLFGMLVMALGVTMTIKGYRLGIGPWDVLHVGLFKKFGLTIGTWSILLGLTIVTITAIILKELPKIGTWLNMLLIGLFIDMFNWMIPEIETLTAQTVIFLLGVVVMSYGAGIYVSPNIGAGPRDSLMLVIVDKFGTSLKKARTIIEILAALAGWILGGPVGIGTVIVAIVIGQIVQYSLPQSRALLLKIIGETDVKVLL
- a CDS encoding DNA topoisomerase III, yielding MSKSLVLAEKPSVARDIARVLGCNKKGNGFLEGTKYIVTWALGHLVTHADPEGYGNEFKEWKLEHLPIIPDPFKLVPIRQTTRQFNAVKSQLRRNDVSDVIIATDAGREGELVARWILEQTKCRKPVKRLWISSVTDKAIKDGFNNLKPGRAYENLYEAAVARAEADWVVGINATRALTVKHNAQLSTGRVQTPTLAMIAEREKQINEFKPKAYYGMQAITEKATFTWRDNAGQTRSFDKDSIEKRLRDLDGVHSGEIKDVKTSPKSQPAPHLFDLTELQKEAHKRWSWSAKETLSTLQNLYEHHKAVTYPRTDSKHLTSDMEGTLKERIKAVDFGPFRKTTNALLRSGTIKPQKGVIDDKRVSDHHAIIPTEETPIYQKLSDREQRLYELIVNRFLAVFFGPFRYDQVTAELVVGNETFNARGRTVTDEGWKKVYASADDAVETLPSFKKGEEVKVRAVTMTEGKTTPPARFNEGTLLAAMENPTQFMQGESKDLIKTIGESGGLGTVATRADVIERLFKSFVIEKKGNDIFTTSKGRQLLELVPEDLKSPALTAEWEQGLTKIANGKMKKADFMKDMIAFSKQAVTEIKTDDKKFRHDNVTGRTCPDCGKLLLEVNGKRGKMHVCQDRECGYRRSISRQTNARCPVCKKRLELRGEGDGQIFVCSCGHREKLSVFEKRRKESGNRANKRDVQKYMKKQEEPENTAMAEALKKLFDK